The Actinomycetota bacterium genome window below encodes:
- a CDS encoding cold-shock protein has translation MPEGTVKWFSDQKGFGFIERENGTDLFVHFSEIKGDGFKTLAEGQKVSFEATEGPKGPQATNVNPIA, from the coding sequence TTGCCAGAAGGAACAGTCAAATGGTTCTCCGATCAGAAAGGCTTCGGCTTTATCGAGCGTGAGAACGGGACGGATCTGTTTGTGCACTTCTCTGAGATCAAAGGCGACGGCTTCAAAACCCTCGCCGAGGGCCAGAAAGTGAGCTTCGAAGCTACGGAAGGCCCCAAGGGCCCCCAGGCCACGAACGTGAATCCCATCGCTTAG
- a CDS encoding response regulator: MKLSISRLTSIASRMGLRTKLLILTVGIVLLVGILMTVIIETLVTGYVSRELDEWGTSVAVNLADTTVEPLLTDDVMETHHLLETTINTYGDVSYAYITDSNGDVVADTFSEGFPTDLLAVNYLAAGEDRSLQLLETESGIVRDIAVPIQEGRIGVVHIGIQEDLLYQQIAQTRNRMLLLVLVLSALGAGAVMLLGNVAMRPLKVLADGARRFGSGELDVQVPVSTSDEIGTLSSSFNEMARELKAKIGEINETRKQYETLVGNIPDVVYSIAADGSGQPLFISPKWTELTGYPVEDSPDVWFRPIHPDDRESAKARCEQAIAEGRECSYEFRVIHGITGKLRHVSNHGIPIHDSEGELVRYDGIFSDVTERRLVEEKLLQSQKMESIGQLAGGVAHDLNNYMMAIQGYTDLTMGMVAPDSEEYQNLAEARRSMERVTELTRQLLLFGRRSEVDLRPTDINSVVSGLTGMLPHLVGERYQLITELADGALVINCDPGLIEQAVMNLVVNARDAMPDGGRITISTTRMVPGGRACLSVEDSGHGMDEATISHIFEPFFTTKPAGQGTGLGLSVIYSIVEQHDGKVEVDSVPGSGSRFNICFPLLKQARDGIAASKPASGESRGRGEKILVVEDEESVRTLVEKVLRANGYTVVSAATAGDAHVVFSEDEDGIRLIMSDIVLPDVNGVQLVEELTLRKPGVAVLLSSGYAADYIDKQGIEAKGYRFLQKPYDLDLLLGEISEILRIGADPADERH, encoded by the coding sequence ATGAAGCTGTCGATTTCCCGCCTGACGTCGATAGCCTCGCGCATGGGGCTCAGGACCAAACTGCTGATTCTCACAGTCGGAATCGTGCTGCTGGTCGGCATCCTGATGACTGTGATCATCGAGACCCTTGTCACCGGATATGTTTCCCGGGAACTGGATGAATGGGGCACCTCCGTCGCCGTCAACCTGGCCGATACAACTGTCGAGCCGCTGCTGACCGACGACGTGATGGAAACCCATCATCTCCTCGAGACTACCATCAATACCTACGGCGACGTCAGCTACGCCTACATCACAGACTCGAATGGCGACGTTGTAGCCGACACCTTTTCCGAGGGTTTCCCCACCGATCTGCTTGCAGTCAACTATCTTGCCGCCGGCGAGGACAGGAGCCTGCAGCTACTGGAGACGGAGTCGGGAATTGTCAGGGATATCGCGGTGCCTATCCAGGAAGGCCGGATCGGCGTCGTTCACATCGGCATCCAGGAGGACCTCCTCTACCAACAGATCGCCCAGACCAGGAACAGGATGCTCCTCCTTGTGCTCGTGCTTTCAGCCCTCGGGGCCGGCGCCGTCATGCTGCTTGGGAATGTGGCCATGAGGCCGCTCAAAGTGCTTGCCGACGGAGCCCGCCGGTTCGGGTCGGGCGAGCTGGACGTCCAGGTGCCAGTCAGCACGAGCGACGAGATCGGGACCCTTTCGAGCTCGTTCAACGAGATGGCGCGAGAGCTGAAAGCCAAGATCGGTGAGATCAATGAGACCAGAAAGCAGTACGAGACCCTGGTCGGCAATATCCCCGACGTCGTCTATTCGATAGCAGCGGACGGTTCCGGGCAGCCTCTGTTCATCTCACCCAAGTGGACCGAGCTGACCGGCTATCCTGTTGAGGACAGCCCCGATGTCTGGTTCAGGCCGATCCATCCTGACGACCGGGAATCCGCGAAGGCCCGATGTGAGCAGGCGATAGCCGAAGGCCGGGAATGTTCCTACGAGTTCAGGGTGATCCACGGGATAACCGGCAAACTGCGCCACGTGAGCAACCATGGTATCCCAATCCATGACAGCGAAGGCGAGCTTGTGCGCTACGACGGCATCTTTTCTGACGTTACTGAACGGCGCCTGGTGGAAGAAAAACTGCTGCAGTCCCAGAAGATGGAGAGCATAGGCCAGCTCGCCGGCGGAGTGGCCCACGACCTGAACAACTACATGATGGCGATCCAGGGTTATACCGACCTGACGATGGGGATGGTGGCCCCGGATAGCGAGGAATACCAGAATCTCGCCGAGGCGCGCAGATCGATGGAACGCGTCACCGAACTGACGCGCCAGCTGCTGCTGTTCGGCCGCCGCTCCGAGGTCGACCTGCGGCCGACGGACATCAACAGCGTGGTCTCCGGCCTGACTGGCATGCTGCCCCACCTGGTCGGCGAGCGCTACCAGCTGATCACCGAACTGGCGGACGGCGCTCTGGTCATAAACTGCGACCCCGGCCTGATCGAGCAGGCAGTTATGAACCTGGTTGTGAACGCCAGGGACGCTATGCCGGACGGCGGCAGGATAACCATAAGCACCACAAGGATGGTACCTGGTGGCCGCGCCTGCCTGTCCGTGGAGGACTCTGGCCATGGCATGGACGAGGCTACCATCTCACATATCTTCGAGCCGTTTTTCACCACCAAGCCGGCCGGCCAGGGAACCGGCCTCGGGCTCTCGGTGATCTACAGCATCGTCGAGCAGCATGATGGCAAGGTTGAAGTCGACAGCGTTCCCGGCTCAGGCTCGCGCTTCAACATCTGTTTCCCGCTGCTCAAGCAGGCCAGGGACGGAATCGCCGCCAGCAAGCCGGCGTCCGGCGAGTCACGGGGACGGGGCGAGAAGATCCTGGTGGTCGAAGACGAGGAGTCAGTGCGAACGCTGGTGGAGAAAGTCCTCCGCGCCAATGGCTACACGGTCGTTTCGGCCGCGACCGCGGGCGACGCGCACGTGGTGTTCAGTGAGGATGAAGACGGTATCAGGCTGATCATGAGCGATATCGTCCTGCCCGACGTCAATGGAGTCCAGCTGGTGGAGGAGCTGACCTTGCGAAAGCCTGGCGTCGCGGTCCTGCTTTCCAGCGGCTACGCCGCCGACTACATCGACAAACAGGGAATCGAAGCGAAAGGCTACCGCTTCCTGCAGAAGCCGTATGACCTGGACCTGCTGCTCGGCGAGATCAGCGAGATCCTGCGGATAGGCGCAGATCCTGCGGATGAGCGCCATTGA
- a CDS encoding DNA/RNA nuclease SfsA: MKPAHEIDPEFGKKSRQVMEAGVEVLAYSAAVSTGGVTLERTLPLVLP; the protein is encoded by the coding sequence ATGAAGCCTGCGCATGAGATCGATCCCGAATTCGGGAAGAAGTCACGCCAGGTGATGGAGGCGGGAGTTGAAGTGCTGGCCTACAGTGCGGCCGTCTCGACCGGGGGTGTTACGCTGGAACGTACCTTACCGCTGGTCCTGCCGTGA
- a CDS encoding nitronate monooxygenase, which produces MLPELKIGNFTARLPIIQGGMAIGISLSGLAAAVANEGGIGIIATAGVGMNEPDLYKNFVHANIEGLKKEIRKARELTKGVIGVNIMVALTNYADMVKTSVSEGIDIIFSGGGLPLDLPLLVGDNFKTKLVPIVSSGRAAKLLCKRWYERADRLPDAVVVEGPKAGGHLGFKPEDLDDPNHALEKLIPEVIAAVKVFEDMHGVSIPVIAAGGIFTGEDIYRFLQLGAAGVQMGTRFVTTDECDASLEFKQSYLAAAEDDIVVIKSPVGMPGRAIRNQFIEDIGEGKRTPYRCPWHCIKTCDYKQSPYCIFSALLQAQKGNFKHGFAFAGSNAWRATEIVSVHELMASLVSEYEEAEARLGVGSEAGAQGQA; this is translated from the coding sequence ATGCTTCCCGAACTGAAGATAGGTAACTTCACCGCGCGGCTTCCCATCATCCAGGGAGGTATGGCTATCGGCATCTCCCTTTCGGGCCTGGCAGCCGCGGTCGCCAACGAGGGCGGTATCGGCATCATAGCTACCGCCGGCGTAGGCATGAACGAGCCCGACCTCTACAAGAATTTTGTTCACGCGAACATCGAGGGTCTGAAGAAGGAGATCAGGAAGGCTCGCGAGCTCACTAAGGGCGTCATCGGTGTCAACATAATGGTCGCGCTCACCAATTACGCCGACATGGTGAAGACCTCGGTCTCCGAAGGCATCGACATTATCTTTTCCGGCGGCGGGCTACCGCTGGACCTGCCTCTGCTGGTGGGCGACAATTTCAAGACCAAACTGGTGCCCATCGTCTCCTCGGGCAGAGCGGCCAAGCTGCTGTGCAAGCGCTGGTACGAGCGGGCCGACCGGCTTCCCGACGCCGTGGTCGTGGAAGGCCCGAAGGCGGGAGGACACCTTGGGTTCAAACCGGAGGATCTGGATGACCCGAACCATGCCCTGGAGAAGCTGATCCCGGAGGTCATCGCAGCGGTCAAGGTCTTCGAGGACATGCATGGCGTGTCTATCCCGGTCATAGCCGCCGGAGGCATATTCACCGGCGAGGATATCTACCGGTTCCTTCAGCTCGGTGCCGCCGGGGTGCAGATGGGCACGCGCTTTGTCACCACCGACGAGTGTGACGCCTCCCTGGAGTTCAAGCAGTCATACCTCGCCGCCGCTGAAGATGACATAGTCGTCATCAAGAGTCCTGTCGGCATGCCCGGCCGGGCGATCCGCAACCAGTTTATCGAGGACATCGGCGAAGGGAAACGGACTCCCTACCGCTGTCCGTGGCACTGCATCAAGACCTGCGACTACAAGCAGAGCCCCTACTGTATCTTCTCTGCATTGCTCCAGGCCCAGAAGGGCAACTTCAAACACGGCTTCGCCTTCGCCGGCTCCAACGCCTGGCGCGCCACCGAGATCGTTTCGGTTCACGAGCTGATGGCTTCGCTGGTGAGCGAGTATGAAGAAGCTGAGGCAAGGCTGGGCGTGGGCTCAGAAGCAGGGGCTCAGGGTCAGGCTTGA
- a CDS encoding SufD family Fe-S cluster assembly protein, with amino-acid sequence MNPHTADYNRMLEAYGQAHGNPAAFDDSRVAHLVVHKNRVIGAHLVPGLEIEPEETASGIDLRFMVQPGAKIEFPVHLCFGVLPAEGEQIINISGEVGDGGCVDLLAHCIFPNAVRVQHHMQADIAIGRDASYGYDEVHFHGDAGGTSVIPHARITLDEGARLRTAFQLTDGRVGELDIDYEVEAAAGAVVEMLARVYGYGSDSIRIREKCLLKGDDARGVIKSRVAVTGEARSEVFSEMEASGRRSRGHVDCIEIVQDQASARAVPVVNVLDHTAKVTHEAAIGSVDSKQLETLMSRGLDQAKAVDVIVRGMLRPE; translated from the coding sequence ATGAATCCCCATACCGCCGACTACAACCGGATGCTCGAAGCTTATGGCCAGGCCCACGGAAATCCGGCGGCCTTCGACGACAGCCGCGTCGCCCACCTGGTGGTCCACAAGAACCGGGTGATCGGCGCTCATCTTGTGCCCGGACTCGAGATCGAACCGGAAGAGACGGCGAGCGGTATCGACCTTCGGTTCATGGTCCAGCCGGGCGCGAAGATCGAGTTTCCCGTGCATCTCTGCTTCGGGGTGCTGCCGGCCGAGGGTGAGCAGATCATCAACATCTCCGGCGAGGTCGGCGACGGCGGTTGCGTCGATCTGCTGGCGCACTGCATCTTTCCCAACGCAGTCAGGGTCCAGCACCACATGCAGGCTGACATCGCAATCGGCCGCGACGCTTCCTATGGCTACGACGAGGTCCATTTTCACGGGGATGCCGGCGGCACCAGCGTCATCCCCCATGCGAGGATAACTCTCGACGAGGGCGCCAGGCTGCGCACCGCATTCCAGCTTACCGATGGCCGGGTGGGGGAGCTTGATATCGACTATGAGGTCGAGGCGGCCGCCGGCGCGGTCGTCGAGATGCTCGCCCGGGTCTACGGCTACGGCAGTGACAGCATCAGGATCCGGGAGAAGTGCCTGCTGAAAGGCGACGACGCCCGGGGTGTCATCAAGAGCCGGGTGGCGGTCACCGGCGAGGCGCGCAGCGAGGTGTTCTCCGAGATGGAAGCGTCCGGCCGGCGCTCACGCGGCCACGTCGACTGCATCGAGATCGTCCAGGACCAGGCCAGCGCCCGGGCGGTGCCGGTCGTCAACGTCCTCGATCATACCGCCAAAGTCACCCACGAGGCGGCTATCGGCAGCGTCGACAGCAAGCAGCTGGAGACGCTGATGTCGCGGGGGCTCGACCAGGCAAAGGCCGTGGATGTGATCGTCAGGGGAATGCTGCGGCCGGAGTAA
- a CDS encoding lasso RiPP family leader peptide-containing protein: MVLFQNRPICSKKLFLRGKIFDWQGGSTIGTKAHKCGYERPRLVRLGNIREITRSSPGWQCSFGGERDDDHEDGGHRGGGRHH; the protein is encoded by the coding sequence GTGGTATTATTTCAGAACCGCCCGATATGCAGCAAAAAACTGTTTCTCCGCGGCAAAATCTTCGATTGGCAAGGGGGCAGCACCATAGGAACGAAAGCACACAAGTGCGGTTATGAACGTCCGCGGCTGGTCAGGCTGGGAAATATCCGGGAGATCACCCGTAGTTCCCCCGGCTGGCAGTGCAGCTTTGGCGGCGAGCGCGACGATGACCATGAAGATGGCGGTCATCGCGGCGGCGGCCGTCACCACTGA
- a CDS encoding FAD-binding oxidoreductase, whose product MAAESNKGRWGKPTSVWLDTTPATDYPELADGLTVDAAVVGGGIAGLTIAYMLAQEGLSVALVEAMRVVMDVTGYTTGKLTTQHGQLYGIIAERYGLEQAQIYAEANQAALARIYSIIADNNIDCDFRLTESWLFTEEAKGIESIQAEVELALKLGLPAVYSETMPMPFGRGAMRFDGQAQFHPRKYLMFLAGRIVAGGGGIFENTRAVDIIDGDSGAVLNTSNGDISAGSVIVATNTPFYQRDLYAPRFSPTRSYVLGVRLETRVPEGMYYCIDRGSASMRNQPLPGIASDGTSSEMTDDKLLMVGCWDHSLGISETEAQYEGVEAYARERLPVASIDYHWFTQDQKTPDRIPWIGRAKDARHVYVATGFGGWGMTTSGVAGMLLTDLIAGRDNPWSGLYDPARIIRE is encoded by the coding sequence ATAGCCGCTGAATCCAACAAGGGCCGGTGGGGCAAACCAACCTCAGTCTGGCTGGACACTACCCCTGCGACAGATTATCCGGAGCTAGCCGATGGTCTCACAGTCGACGCTGCCGTAGTCGGCGGCGGCATCGCCGGGCTGACCATAGCTTATATGCTCGCGCAGGAAGGGCTCTCTGTGGCGCTGGTAGAGGCCATGCGGGTGGTCATGGACGTGACCGGATATACCACGGGAAAGCTGACTACTCAACACGGCCAGTTGTACGGCATCATCGCGGAAAGGTACGGCCTCGAACAGGCACAGATCTACGCCGAGGCTAATCAGGCGGCCCTGGCTCGGATCTACTCGATCATCGCTGACAACAATATCGATTGTGATTTCAGGCTGACCGAATCCTGGCTCTTCACGGAAGAAGCCAAAGGCATCGAGTCGATTCAGGCTGAAGTAGAGCTCGCCCTCAAGCTCGGCCTTCCCGCTGTATACTCGGAGACCATGCCGATGCCCTTCGGCAGAGGGGCCATGCGTTTCGACGGGCAGGCGCAGTTCCATCCGCGCAAATATCTGATGTTCCTTGCCGGTCGGATAGTCGCGGGGGGTGGCGGCATCTTCGAGAACACCCGCGCGGTCGATATTATCGACGGCGATTCTGGTGCGGTGCTTAATACGAGCAACGGCGACATCAGTGCCGGCAGCGTGATCGTTGCCACCAACACGCCGTTCTATCAACGCGACCTGTATGCGCCGCGGTTCTCCCCGACCAGGTCTTATGTCCTCGGTGTCAGGCTGGAGACTCGGGTGCCCGAAGGGATGTACTATTGCATCGACAGGGGCAGCGCCTCGATGCGCAACCAGCCGTTGCCGGGCATCGCATCGGACGGGACCAGCAGTGAAATGACTGATGACAAATTGCTGATGGTGGGCTGTTGGGATCATAGCCTGGGTATAAGCGAGACCGAAGCCCAGTACGAGGGAGTGGAAGCATACGCGCGGGAGCGGCTGCCGGTCGCGTCCATCGATTATCACTGGTTCACCCAGGACCAGAAGACGCCGGACCGGATACCCTGGATAGGCCGCGCGAAGGATGCGCGTCATGTCTATGTGGCAACCGGCTTCGGCGGTTGGGGGATGACCACCAGCGGGGTTGCCGGCATGCTGCTGACGGATCTGATCGCCGGCCGGGACAATCCCTGGTCCGGGTTATACGATCCAGCGCGGATAATCAGAGAATAA
- the phnD gene encoding phosphate/phosphite/phosphonate ABC transporter substrate-binding protein, with the protein MAVKFLRASAAAFAILTALIILTTATGCIGIGEDAEPVSLSSTEPLQAAATTPASTLPPLDIAVAGMISPKETLVSYRDMLDYISAKMGRPLNLVQRDTYSEINNLVQQEDVEMAFVCTGAYTEGKRNFGMELLVVPQMYGETYYYSYIIVPTDSKAMTLEDLQGKKFAFTDPLSNTGKLAPTYMLAQMNETPDSFFSNYTFTYSHDRSIEAVSEKVVDGAAVDSLIWNYFNAKNPELTSKTRIILKSPPYGMPPVVVPPGLDPALKEKLKSVLLHMHEDEQGRKILAEIRIDRFVEAEDGLYDSVREMENSVGG; encoded by the coding sequence ATGGCCGTGAAATTCCTGAGGGCGAGCGCTGCCGCTTTTGCAATATTGACCGCGCTGATTATCCTGACGACGGCGACAGGATGCATCGGCATCGGCGAGGACGCCGAACCGGTCTCCCTCTCCAGTACCGAGCCTCTACAGGCCGCAGCCACTACGCCCGCAAGCACCCTGCCTCCCCTGGACATAGCTGTCGCCGGCATGATCTCCCCCAAGGAGACACTAGTGTCCTATCGGGACATGCTGGACTATATCTCCGCCAAGATGGGCCGCCCCCTCAACCTGGTGCAGCGGGATACCTACTCGGAGATAAACAACCTCGTGCAGCAGGAAGACGTAGAGATGGCCTTCGTCTGCACCGGCGCCTATACGGAAGGCAAACGGAACTTCGGCATGGAACTGCTGGTCGTCCCCCAGATGTATGGCGAGACCTACTATTACTCGTACATCATCGTTCCCACCGACAGCAAAGCCATGACCTTAGAGGACCTGCAGGGGAAGAAGTTCGCTTTCACCGACCCCCTTTCAAATACTGGCAAGCTGGCGCCGACCTACATGCTGGCGCAGATGAACGAGACCCCCGACAGCTTCTTTTCGAACTACACTTTCACCTACAGCCATGACCGCTCGATCGAGGCGGTCAGCGAGAAAGTCGTCGACGGCGCCGCCGTCGACAGCCTCATCTGGAATTATTTCAACGCGAAGAATCCGGAGTTGACCTCGAAGACCAGGATCATCCTCAAGTCGCCGCCGTACGGTATGCCCCCGGTTGTGGTCCCGCCCGGCCTGGACCCGGCGCTGAAGGAAAAACTCAAGAGTGTGCTGCTGCACATGCATGAGGATGAGCAAGGCAGGAAGATCCTTGCGGAGATCCGCATCGACCGCTTTGTCGAAGCCGAGGACGGCCTCTATGATTCCGTCAGAGAAATGGAAAACAGTGTCGGTGGCTGA
- a CDS encoding ATP-binding cassette domain-containing protein, which yields MLIVDNINLKKGGRQIINDVSFQVADGEIFGILGANGAGKSSLAFALMGSPDYQPDRGSISFDGVDITHMPMDERARMGITLAWQEPARFEGIPVPDFVLLGSGGQRDSANGGGGQRDSAKGGGGPDSALAGRCLEQLRLTPSEYNHRFVDRTLSGGERKKVELASVLAMKPRLAILDEPDSGIDMVSQEAVISMIYEIRDNGGSVILITHEEEVVKIADRAALMCSGLAFKTGATQEIVDYYRGRCAPCISKEYPSVEDEK from the coding sequence ATGCTGATCGTCGACAACATCAACCTGAAAAAGGGCGGCCGGCAGATCATCAACGACGTCTCCTTCCAGGTTGCCGATGGCGAGATCTTTGGCATCCTCGGAGCCAACGGCGCCGGCAAGAGTTCGCTGGCCTTCGCTCTCATGGGCAGCCCCGATTACCAGCCGGACCGCGGCTCAATCAGCTTCGACGGCGTCGATATCACCCACATGCCCATGGATGAGCGCGCCCGGATGGGCATAACCCTCGCCTGGCAGGAGCCGGCCCGGTTCGAGGGGATACCGGTCCCGGATTTCGTGCTGCTGGGCAGCGGCGGGCAGCGCGATTCGGCGAATGGAGGCGGTGGGCAACGCGACTCAGCGAAAGGCGGCGGCGGTCCTGATTCAGCGCTGGCAGGCAGATGCCTGGAGCAGCTCCGCCTTACCCCATCCGAGTACAACCATCGCTTCGTCGACAGGACCCTCAGCGGCGGCGAGCGCAAGAAGGTCGAGCTGGCCTCGGTGCTGGCGATGAAGCCGCGGCTGGCTATCCTCGATGAGCCCGATTCGGGCATCGACATGGTCTCCCAGGAGGCGGTTATCAGCATGATCTATGAGATCCGTGATAATGGCGGCTCGGTCATCCTGATCACCCATGAGGAAGAGGTCGTGAAGATCGCCGACCGCGCCGCGCTCATGTGTAGCGGCCTCGCGTTCAAGACAGGCGCCACCCAGGAGATAGTCGATTATTACCGCGGGCGTTGCGCGCCGTGTATAAGCAAGGAATATCCGTCGGTTGAGGATGAAAAATGA
- a CDS encoding F0F1 ATP synthase subunit gamma has product MQTLEELRRRIDNAGDMQSVVSWMKVLAVVSIRQFERSLSSLTDYCRAVELGLQTVLQHGPPEIRKSVAAAGTMKGSPAAMPASRRKAGAQRGSVAGPRTIAMILGSEQGLSGQFNEQIVTFALEIMERLGLTTESRRLVTLGDHAAFRLRAMNLAVEQTFPIQGSVAGMTSCVREIFGYLGERRPDTGAPVLIFHNKPLSGAHYEPHMTQLLPVDMDLLRELAIRPWPAKSIPAFAMDPWTLFRSLINQHIRIMVERCYVESLLSENTSRLLAMQVAEKNIGEYLEDLKHDFNNRRQGEITAELLDIVAGSEALSADYC; this is encoded by the coding sequence ATGCAGACGCTTGAGGAACTCCGCCGCCGGATAGATAACGCCGGCGACATGCAGTCGGTCGTATCCTGGATGAAGGTGCTGGCTGTCGTCAGCATCCGCCAGTTCGAGAGATCCCTGTCATCGCTGACCGATTACTGCCGGGCTGTGGAACTGGGACTGCAGACAGTCCTGCAGCACGGGCCGCCGGAGATAAGAAAATCCGTGGCTGCGGCGGGAACCATGAAGGGCAGCCCTGCAGCAATGCCGGCATCGCGCAGGAAAGCCGGAGCTCAGCGAGGCTCCGTCGCCGGGCCGCGCACGATCGCAATGATACTCGGCTCCGAGCAGGGCCTTTCCGGACAGTTCAACGAACAGATCGTCACCTTTGCTCTTGAGATCATGGAACGTCTCGGCCTCACCACTGAATCGCGGCGGCTGGTGACTCTGGGCGACCATGCAGCCTTCCGATTGAGGGCGATGAACCTGGCGGTCGAGCAGACCTTTCCCATCCAGGGCTCAGTCGCCGGCATGACCAGCTGCGTCCGGGAGATCTTCGGCTACCTCGGAGAGCGGCGGCCAGACACCGGAGCGCCTGTCCTGATCTTCCACAACAAACCCCTATCCGGAGCCCACTACGAGCCGCACATGACCCAGCTGCTGCCGGTAGACATGGATCTTCTCAGGGAGCTGGCTATCCGCCCTTGGCCCGCGAAGTCGATCCCGGCATTCGCTATGGACCCATGGACGCTGTTCCGGTCTTTGATAAATCAGCATATCCGTATCATGGTTGAGCGCTGCTATGTGGAATCGCTGCTGAGTGAGAACACCAGCAGGCTGCTTGCCATGCAGGTGGCCGAAAAGAACATCGGGGAGTACCTGGAGGATCTGAAACACGATTTCAACAACCGCCGCCAGGGCGAGATCACGGCGGAGTTGCTGGATATCGTCGCTGGATCGGAAGCGCTATCGGCGGATTATTGTTAG
- a CDS encoding alternate F1F0 ATPase, F1 subunit alpha has translation MSDLNDKKTSEELRRVIDETVGAIGDVLSKQETGLGFEESGTVCFVGKGIARITGLPNVKSEELVRFPGGKLGIALNLEPDEVAVILLDKQSGIEAGQTVSRTGRVVDVPVGDGLLGRVVDAKGMPLDGGGAISETSRRPIESPAPSIMDRAPVSVPLQTGIQVIDALIPIGRGQRELIIGDRHTGKTAIAVDTIINQVDKDVISVYCAMEQRGSAVAGVIDDLRRHGAMEKSVVVVASGEDPLGLRYSAPYAATAIAEYFMERGRDVLIVYDDLTRHARAYRELSLLLRRPPAREAYPGDIFYIHSRLLERSTRLSEELGGGSLTALPIVETEAQNLSAYIPTNLISITDGQVYLSPKLFQEGVLPPVDVGRSVSRVGGKAQLPAYKAVAGALRLSYSQFEELETFSRFGTNLEEETRQTLERGRRVRETLKQAQYRTRTAPEQIAVLLGVTRGLFDGLRLADITDAKRRVEKEIENHLPELCRSILDGGELTDADITAITERIGNALELGATGQPSDAGAGASAGSSAGAAAISETGPDADA, from the coding sequence ATGAGTGACCTGAACGACAAAAAAACTTCTGAGGAACTCAGGAGAGTGATCGACGAGACGGTAGGCGCCATCGGCGACGTCCTGTCGAAGCAGGAAACCGGGCTTGGCTTCGAGGAATCTGGCACTGTCTGCTTTGTGGGAAAAGGCATCGCTCGTATCACGGGTCTGCCTAATGTCAAATCCGAAGAGCTGGTGCGTTTCCCCGGAGGCAAACTGGGGATCGCGCTCAACCTGGAGCCGGACGAAGTCGCGGTCATCCTGCTGGACAAGCAGTCGGGCATCGAAGCGGGCCAGACGGTCAGCCGCACCGGACGCGTGGTCGACGTCCCTGTAGGTGATGGCCTCCTGGGCCGGGTAGTCGACGCCAAGGGTATGCCGCTTGACGGCGGCGGCGCCATCTCTGAGACCAGCCGGCGCCCGATCGAGAGCCCGGCACCATCAATCATGGACCGCGCGCCTGTGAGCGTGCCACTACAGACCGGCATTCAGGTTATCGACGCGTTGATCCCCATCGGCCGCGGCCAGAGGGAGCTGATCATCGGCGACCGTCATACCGGCAAAACCGCAATCGCCGTCGACACGATCATCAACCAGGTCGACAAGGATGTCATCTCGGTCTATTGCGCCATGGAGCAGCGCGGCTCGGCGGTGGCCGGCGTCATCGACGACCTGCGCCGCCACGGCGCCATGGAGAAGAGCGTGGTCGTCGTCGCCTCCGGTGAAGACCCGCTGGGCCTCAGGTACTCGGCGCCCTACGCAGCGACCGCCATCGCCGAATATTTCATGGAGCGCGGCCGCGATGTGCTGATCGTCTACGACGACCTCACTCGCCACGCCCGCGCCTACCGCGAACTGTCGCTGCTGCTCAGGCGCCCCCCGGCCCGCGAGGCATACCCGGGCGACATCTTTTACATCCATTCACGGCTGCTCGAACGGTCCACCCGCCTGAGCGAGGAGCTGGGCGGTGGCTCGCTTACAGCACTGCCCATCGTAGAGACCGAAGCCCAGAACCTGTCGGCGTACATCCCGACGAATCTGATCTCCATCACCGACGGCCAGGTTTACCTGTCCCCCAAACTCTTCCAGGAAGGGGTGCTGCCGCCAGTTGACGTCGGCCGCTCGGTATCTCGCGTCGGCGGCAAGGCCCAGCTTCCCGCATACAAGGCAGTAGCGGGAGCACTGAGGCTTTCCTATTCCCAGTTCGAGGAACTTGAGACATTCTCGCGCTTCGGCACTAACCTGGAAGAAGAGACCCGCCAGACTCTCGAGCGCGGCCGGCGGGTGCGTGAGACCCTCAAACAGGCCCAGTATCGCACCCGTACCGCACCTGAGCAGATAGCGGTACTGCTTGGCGTCACCAGGGGACTGTTCGACGGCCTGCGGCTGGCTGATATAACCGATGCCAAACGCCGTGTTGAGAAGGAGATCGAGAACCATCTGCCAGAACTATGCCGGTCGATACTCGACGGTGGCGAGCTCACAGACGCGGATATCACAGCGATAACCGAGAGGATCGGCAACGCCCTTGAGCTCGGGGCTACCGGACAACCGTCTGACGCTGGTGCTGGCGCTAGTGCTGGTTCAAGCGCGGGAGCCGCAGCGATATCGGAAACAGGTCCGGATGCAGACGCTTGA